Within the Drosophila melanogaster chromosome 3R genome, the region TTGGGCACCTCGAAAGTGTGCATGTGGTAGTCGTAGTTGGTCTGCTCTTCTGGCGGAGCCGGGCAAGCGTGTTTAGCTTGAGGATTTCTATCTAAACCAGTCTGATGCCCCTCTTGTTCGGGATGCATATAGATGGTGTGTCCCGCTCCCGTCGCATTGTAGGCGTCATTTTCGGTGATACGCTTTGTGGAAGTATCAGGAGTTATTTCGGTATCGTCAATGAGTATGTTTATATCAATGGGCACGAGCATGTAGGTTTCTCCAGTACTTTCATCGGTTTGAATTTGGCTTAACTGCTCGTAGTCCTCGTCTGAAATGCAATCCAAATTTATTACATGGTCAGATTTCCAGCGAGCAATTTCCTTGGCGTCTGCGCGTTGAAACTTATCCGATTCCGAAGATCCAGTAGCTACTCCATTTGAGGTAAtcttaaatttgtataatagCGGTTCTTTGAGCTGGACAAAAGCCTCTGGCTTACCAGCCTCCACATAAACTTGCACTTTATCCAGTGCATTGGCTATGAAATCATCGTTTGATAGCTCATTCCGCTCCTGCTGGCTTTCGTCCTCTATTTCCTGTGCCAGCAACTGCTGAAGCTTGATCATTTGCTCCTTGGTCAGATTGAGATCCTTTAGACTCATCGTTGCCCTGTACGGATTTAGGGataatatatattagtaatgtacacaaaaaaaatatgatgaTATTCGGAGTGATAATAATAAGATTGCGATAATGACTAGAAAATAAAGATCACTAGATATGGAAGCTGTGTATAAAAGTTTAGTTATCATAATTTccttttgattttataaagataCTGTATGTCTTGGTTGCCCAAAATTACCAAAAACCCTATTGTATCTCATtaagtatataatatttaagaatTTTTGGCGAACATACATGTCAAACTAGTTTGCCAGTGCACTGGTTTCAAGATATGAATTGCTCTTCTGGGCTTCTATTCTATTGTTTGGAGAACGTacttaaattcaattattgtTTAAACACATCGAGAGACTTACCATCGTAATCTGAGACAAACAGTTGCTGATTGCCCTGAGGGCAGGGGTACAATTAAACAGCCTTGTCCGCACATTACCGCTCACGTTTTATGGCTGCcgtttaaaaatattgaaaaaagcAGGGCAGGCACGAAATTGAAATGCCTGCCAGCGGGCGCAGCTTTATTGGCACCCGTCGACCAGGAGCCGGGGCATTATCCTGCAGATGGCTGCGGTCACTGGACATTAGGCGCTGGAGGACAACCGGTGTCCGTCGACAAGGCCAGGATCATGGCAGAACGGATACGGGCATTGTACATGAGATGGCGTCATTAAATACACATTACCCTGCCGGCGCAGGACGAActcaggagcaggagcaggagtaGGCGACGGTGGAGTGGAGGCAGTCCGGCGATAAAGGCACAACAACCGCCGAGCAACAGTCGGCCAGCAGGAGAATGGCTATTAAAAAGCAGCCCGGGCCGAAGATAGACATGGTCGGCTACAGTGGCAGACATAACAAATTACACCATTTCGACAGGCGGTTCACAACAGGAAGGCAGTGCTGTTGAAATAGACTTTCCTTAGCTATTAGCTAAGAATATCAAGGATATTATGTATAGAGATTAGAAGCCAAATATATTTGTAAGACATTTACCATATCCATAAAACTgaattttaacaaaataattataatattctCACGTTTCTTTATTTGCTCTAAAAATTCTGATTATGTCTTTAACAATTATTGATCAATTTTAATAAGACAATCGATCCTTGCATTCAGCTAGATAACCAAAGCTTTCTTCATTTTATATATACTCGAGATTCCCTTTGAAATAGCTATTTATTCTTATCTGCAATCGCCAGCACTGGATTGACACTATGGCCGGTGGTTCGATGGTTGGTGTTCAGTTTCAATTGTGCTGGCAAACGTGACTCCAAATTGGCTGCCGGCGAATAATTCATACGAAACACTTTCGCACCGTGCGCCTTGCCATTAGCATCGTACCACTGCCCCCACCGTCGGATGACCACCCAcctcccaccacccactggcACCCAAAGCGCCCACTTCGAACCACAGGGTAGCCCATGCCATGCCCCACGTAACCCCACGATTGCATTTACAGCAAATTATTTATGGCTGCGACAGACACGGAACAGGAAGCGAGTATGCGCTGCCAACTTCACGTCCATCAATATTTTATGAAACCCTGTCTGCAGAACGCTCCGCGCTGCTCTCAGCCGCCGGAATGGATGGGTTGGAGTCCTCGGAACAGGACGAGGGTATCTGCTTACATGGCTGCCTTGTGCCTTCTGCCGGCTGCCTGGCTGTCGATATCCGGTAGATGAGTATCTAAATTGCCTTTACTGTTGATGAATTAGCGCCGGCTGCCTGCCGCTCCCATTTGTGTGGAATGGGTGGCATTGCAAGTGCCTGCGTGGCGCAGATAAGCTTCCACGATGGgtgcaaatttcaatttgttctcGATGATTTTGCGCTCATCAAATAGGCCGGCAATCTAGGAAGACGGGAACACGACCTTGTTCGAAAGGATATGAAGTGAGAACAGAGCTACAACAGCAGGGGATTGGCAATTCACCAAACGGATGCACCTAAAATTACTCCATCATTCCTGTTGGAATAATACACATTAAAAATGAGTAGTAGAAAATGACTTATCAATCCTTGAGTTAAACATCAGTAACTGTTGcagtatttttaaattaccaGTTACGTCCATTATGTTACTCTCCCGCAAGGAAATCGTATCGTTATTGCTATTCCTCACGGCGGTTAGTTGCACCTGACTGCCATCTAATATCTGACCTTGTGACTCACCCCAGTCATCTGCTCCGCAGATCATTTCCGTGCTGAACGCGTCGGTGTTTGGGAACGTCCTGCCCCTCCACGTCAGTTATGAGCAGCTGGGCCATCAAGTGGTCTGCGTGGGAACTGCCTACATTTGCCTGATTTACGCCATGAGCACCTGGTTATACCACTCGAATTATTCCAGGACCCGTCTGCACATGCGATTGGTGGTGGGTGGTCGGCCAAATGGAGGTGAAGTCTAATTTCGAACATTTAAATATCCCATTTTTGCAGCTGGTGGCCATGATTTTGATTATGATACTGTTTAACTGCGCTTCTACCTACTACTTCCTAACCGGCGTTTCATTTTCAAAGCTAGGAGATTCCATGGAACTAATTTTCCTCTTTAGCAGCTTTGCAATGGCCTCCAAATCGGTCAGTTTGAGCATGTCGGCCATCAGCGTGGTGATCCTGATCGTGATCATGGTGTTACTCATTGTGACAATCATTCAGTCCCATAGAAGACACAAACGGGACAGAATGCGTTACCTCGAGTCGCAAAAGCAATAAACTCATCCTCAT harbors:
- the CG14380 gene encoding uncharacterized protein → MLLSRKEIVSLLLFLTAIISVLNASVFGNVLPLHVSYEQLGHQVVCVGTAYICLIYAMSTWLYHSNYSRTRLHMRLVLVAMILIMILFNCASTYYFLTGVSFSKLGDSMELIFLFSSFAMASKSVSLSMSAISVVILIVIMVLLIVTIIQSHRRHKRDRMRYLESQKQ
- the CG8508 gene encoding uncharacterized protein; protein product: MSLKDLNLTKEQMIKLQQLLAQEIEDESQQERNELSNDDFIANALDKVQVYVEAGKPEAFVQLKEPLLYKFKITSNGVATGSSESDKFQRADAKEIARWKSDHVINLDCISDEDYEQLSQIQTDESTGETYMLVPIDINILIDDTEITPDTSTKRITENDAYNATGAGHTIYMHPEQEGHQTGLDRNPQAKHACPAPPEEQTNYDYHMHTFEVPKLSFPFELKFGIDTDRLVGGNVDKSAEDSGKSDHDDDLGVATELQDVLEDLEV